In the genome of Ensifer sp. WSM1721, the window GCTAACGTCGTGCTCTCGATGGCCTTCGGTCAGTCGACGATCGCCGTCGACACGCATATCTTCCGCATCGCCAACCGCATCCGGCTCGCTCCCGGCAAGACGCCGGACGAGGTGGAGGCGCATCTCCTGCGCGTCATTCCGAAGAAATATCTCTATCACGCGCACCATTGGCTGATCCTGCACGGCCGCTATGTCTGCAAGGCGCGCCGGCCGGAATGCGAACGCTGCGTGATTGCCGACCTGTGCAAATCGCCGGAGAAGACCTGCGACATCCCGGCGCCGCTCGTCGAACTGCCGCCACAGGTCGTCCCCGTCGCCGGCTGACGGTCGTGCCTGCCGTCCTCGTGCATGTCGTCCGAAAGCATGCAGCGGTTTCGGGACAACGACATGCACAAAAACGAGGGCATAAAGCGCGTCGCGTGAATTCGATGAACGCGAGGTGCTTCACGCAGCGATCAGGCGATCGATCAGCCTGTCGATGGCGTAGGCGTAGTCGGCACGCGCGGCACCGGCTTCGATCTCGAGCGCGGCCCGGTCGAAAGCGGCTGACAGCAGGAACGCCATCGCCTTGACCGCCTTTTCCTCCAGGCGGTGCGGAGCCATGACGGCGGCCAGTCCCTCCTCGAGCGTTCTGCCGCCATGCGCGGCGTCGATTATCGCCATTTCGGTAACGCCGAGGATGGCCGGGCCGTCGAGCAGCAGCAGGCGCACCCTGCCGGGCGCCGCCATGGCGTCGAAATAGGCGGCGGCCCCAGCGAGCAGCGCCTCGCGAGGCGCGACGCCTTCAGCGGCGGAGTTCTCGATGGTCGTCGCGACTTCGCGCGCCTCCCGTTCAATGACCGCGCGAAACAGCGCCTTCTTGTCCTCGAAGTGGTGATAGAGCGCGCCACGCGTAAGCCCGGCCGCGGCAACGATTTCCGGTGTTGCCGTGTCGGCATAGCCCTTCTCGACGAAGAGTGCGCGGGCGGCATCAAGGATCGCGGCTCGGGTCGCGTCGGAGCGCTCCTGGTTCGAGCGTCTCGGTCTTCTCTGTTGCATACATACAGCCTGTATGTTATCGATGAATACATGCAGATTGTATGTTGCTGATTGACGGAGGGGAAGGATGAAATCGACGAGCTATTATCCGGTCATCATGACGGACGACGTCAGGGCCACGGCGGATTTTTACGTGAAGCATCTGCGCTTCGAGCCGCTTTTCATGAGCGACTGGTATATGCATCTTCAATCGACCGAGGACGAGCATGTGACGCTCGCCGTCCTCGACTATCGGCATGAGACCGTGCCGGAACAGCACCGGGCGCCCGTGCGCGGCGTGCTGCTGAATTTCG includes:
- a CDS encoding TetR/AcrR family transcriptional regulator, whose protein sequence is MQQRRPRRSNQERSDATRAAILDAARALFVEKGYADTATPEIVAAAGLTRGALYHHFEDKKALFRAVIEREAREVATTIENSAAEGVAPREALLAGAAAYFDAMAAPGRVRLLLLDGPAILGVTEMAIIDAAHGGRTLEEGLAAVMAPHRLEEKAVKAMAFLLSAAFDRAALEIEAGAARADYAYAIDRLIDRLIAA
- a CDS encoding VOC family protein, giving the protein MKSTSYYPVIMTDDVRATADFYVKHLRFEPLFMSDWYMHLQSTEDEHVTLAVLDYRHETVPEQHRAPVRGVLLNFEVEDPDRLYDEMRSAGLPILKPICDEDFGQRHFITADPNGVMIDIIKPIPPSAEFAAAYDAKALPA